A DNA window from Enterobacter cloacae subsp. cloacae ATCC 13047 contains the following coding sequences:
- the phoU gene encoding phosphate signaling complex protein PhoU: protein MDNLNLNKHISGQFNAELESIRTQVMTMGGMVEQQLSDAITAMHNQDSELAKRVIEGDKNVNMMEVAIDEACVRIIAKRQPTASDLRLVMAIIKTIAELERIGDVADKICRTALEKFSQQHQPLLVSLESLGRHTVQMLHDVLDAFARMDLDEAVRIYREDKKVDQEYEGIVRQLMTYMMEDSRTIPSVLTALFCARSIERIGDRCQNICEYIFYFVKGQDFRHVGGDELDKLLAGKDPKE from the coding sequence ATGGACAATCTCAATCTTAATAAACACATTTCCGGCCAGTTCAACGCAGAGCTGGAAAGTATTCGCACTCAGGTCATGACCATGGGTGGCATGGTCGAGCAACAGCTTTCTGATGCGATCACGGCGATGCATAACCAGGACAGCGAACTGGCGAAGCGCGTTATCGAAGGCGATAAAAACGTCAACATGATGGAAGTGGCGATTGACGAAGCGTGTGTGCGCATAATCGCCAAGCGTCAGCCGACGGCGAGCGACCTGCGTCTGGTGATGGCCATCATCAAAACCATCGCCGAGCTGGAACGTATCGGTGACGTTGCGGATAAAATCTGCCGCACCGCGCTGGAGAAATTCTCTCAGCAGCATCAGCCGCTGCTGGTGAGCCTGGAGTCGCTGGGCCGCCACACGGTGCAGATGCTGCACGACGTGCTGGATGCCTTTGCGCGTATGGATCTGGATGAAGCGGTACGTATCTACCGTGAAGACAAGAAAGTCGACCAGGAGTATGAAGGCATCGTGCGCCAGCTGATGACCTACATGATGGAAGATTCACGTACGATCCCAAGCGTACTGACCGCCCTGTTCTGCGCGCGCTCTATCGAGCGTATCGGCGACCGCTGCCAGAACATTTGCGAATACATTTTCTACTTTGTGAAAGGTCAGGACTTCCGTCACGTGGGCGGCGACGAGCTGGACAAGCTGCTGGCGGGTAAAGATCCGAAAGAGTAA
- the yieH gene encoding 6-phosphogluconate phosphatase, which produces MSGIEAVFFDCDGTLVDSEVICSRAYVAMFQEFGITLDLDEVFKRFKGVKLYEIIDIINAEHGVDLAKTDLEPVYRAEVARLFDSELEVIAGANALLDAMTVPICVVSNGPVSKMQHSLGKLEMLHHFPEKLFSGYDIQRWKPDPALMFHAANAMNVNVENCILVDDSSAGAQSGIDAGMEVFYFCADPHNKPIDHPKVTTFTDLAQLPELWKARGWNITR; this is translated from the coding sequence ATGTCCGGAATTGAAGCGGTATTTTTCGACTGCGACGGTACGCTGGTCGACAGTGAGGTCATTTGTTCCCGCGCGTATGTCGCCATGTTCCAGGAATTTGGTATTACGCTCGATCTCGACGAGGTGTTCAAACGCTTTAAGGGCGTGAAACTGTACGAGATCATCGACATCATTAACGCCGAACACGGTGTGGATCTGGCGAAAACGGATCTGGAACCGGTGTACCGCGCCGAGGTCGCACGCCTGTTCGATTCTGAGCTGGAGGTCATTGCTGGCGCAAACGCGCTGCTGGATGCCATGACGGTACCGATCTGCGTGGTGTCTAACGGACCGGTCAGCAAAATGCAGCACTCGCTGGGTAAGCTTGAGATGCTGCACCACTTCCCGGAAAAATTGTTCAGCGGCTACGATATTCAACGCTGGAAGCCAGATCCTGCGCTGATGTTCCATGCGGCAAACGCAATGAACGTCAACGTAGAGAACTGTATTCTGGTGGATGACTCGTCCGCGGGCGCGCAGTCGGGCATTGATGCAGGAATGGAAGTGTTTTATTTCTGTGCCGACCCGCACAACAAGCCGATCGATCATCCAAAAGTGACGACCTTTACCGATCTGGCGCAGTTGCCGGAATTGTGGAAGGCGCGCGGGTGGAATATTACACGATAG